The bacterium Unc6 genome has a window encoding:
- a CDS encoding sugar kinase, with product MKLLVVGSVGLDTVKTPKGEVKEVLGGSASYFSVAASFFTPVNLVAVVGTDFPKEYVHLFLSRKINTDGLKTGNGKTFRWKGAYAYDLNEARTIWTHLNVFKDFNPTLPQDYRHSQYIFLANIDPELQRNILKQIHSPKVTACDTMNYWIENKKAQLLKLLKDVNLFILNDVEARKLTQEPNLMKAARAIKRLGPQIIVIKKGEHGAMMLIKSDFFSIPAYPLEELFDPTGAGDSFAGGMIGYLTKQDKMDEATLKHSVVYGTVLASFCVEDFSLNRLKQLNLSSIKKRYREFEFLTHF from the coding sequence ATGAAACTTCTTGTTGTTGGTTCAGTAGGTCTTGATACCGTAAAGACACCGAAGGGTGAGGTAAAAGAGGTATTGGGCGGTTCTGCATCATATTTTTCTGTTGCTGCAAGTTTTTTTACACCTGTTAATCTTGTTGCAGTTGTCGGGACAGACTTCCCGAAGGAATATGTCCATCTTTTCTTATCAAGGAAGATAAATACAGACGGGCTTAAGACCGGTAATGGAAAAACATTCAGATGGAAAGGAGCATATGCATATGACCTGAACGAGGCTCGCACCATATGGACACACCTTAATGTATTTAAAGACTTTAATCCAACCCTTCCTCAAGATTACAGGCACAGTCAGTATATATTTCTTGCCAATATAGACCCAGAATTGCAGAGAAACATATTAAAACAGATCCATTCTCCTAAGGTTACTGCCTGCGATACAATGAATTACTGGATAGAAAACAAAAAAGCACAACTGTTGAAACTTCTAAAGGATGTTAATCTTTTTATACTTAATGATGTAGAAGCAAGAAAACTTACACAGGAACCCAATCTGATGAAGGCCGCAAGAGCAATTAAAAGACTTGGACCACAGATTATCGTAATAAAAAAGGGTGAACATGGTGCAATGATGTTAATAAAGAGTGATTTTTTTTCCATCCCCGCATATCCATTGGAGGAACTGTTTGACCCAACAGGCGCAGGAGATAGTTTTGCGGGCGGGATGATAGGGTATCTTACAAAGCAAGATAAAATGGACGAAGCAACACTTAAACATTCTGTGGTGTATGGGACCGTGCTTGCATCGTTTTGTGTGGAGGATTTCAGTTTAAACAGGTTAAAACAGTTAAACCTGTCTTCTATAAAAAAAAGATACAGAGAATTTGAGTTTCTAACACATTTTTAA
- a CDS encoding aminoacyl-tRNA hydrolase — translation MHCIVGLGNPEEKYQDTRHNLGYNVVVFLAKQHNKKFRKFYNSKICEIIVDGKKTLLVLPLTFMNKSGVAVYEIIKNKHICLDNLLIVLDDISLPAGQVRIRKRGSAGGHKGLQSIIHYLRTNEFPRLRIGIGPKPTGISLEKFVLLHMGKQDIKKIEVILKESVDVCEFWVKNGTDETMHKYN, via the coding sequence TTGCACTGTATTGTTGGGCTTGGAAATCCAGAAGAAAAATATCAAGACACCAGGCATAATCTCGGGTATAATGTTGTAGTATTTCTTGCAAAACAACATAATAAAAAATTCCGAAAATTTTATAACTCTAAAATATGTGAAATTATTGTAGATGGTAAAAAAACTTTGCTTGTTCTTCCTCTTACATTTATGAATAAAAGCGGAGTTGCGGTTTATGAAATTATAAAAAATAAACATATTTGTCTTGATAATCTTCTCATTGTATTAGATGATATATCGTTGCCCGCAGGACAGGTAAGGATAAGGAAAAGGGGTTCGGCGGGCGGACATAAAGGATTACAATCAATAATACATTATTTGCGAACAAATGAATTTCCAAGGTTAAGAATAGGGATAGGTCCGAAACCCACAGGAATAAGTCTTGAGAAATTTGTTCTTTTACACATGGGAAAGCAGGATATTAAAAAAATAGAGGTTATATTAAAAGAATCCGTTGATGTTTGTGAGTTTTGGGTTAAAAATGGAACAGATGAAACAATGCATAAATATAACTGA
- a CDS encoding replicative DNA helicase has product MERLPPQNCEAEMAVLGSMILEIEVAEEVFSTLTADDFYKESHAKIFNALKKLHQQNQPLDSLTLIEQLKKDNVLDTVGGPTAITSIALSVPTAANCNYYAQIVKEKATLRKLIHYCSEIATSSYEQNVSAEDMLDIAESRIYSISTDRYTQKEFPISEVLHETVAMIDSVSQGNKEPGVVLTGFYELDGLTRGLQPGELTLLAARPSIGKTSFMCCVAENAASNNIPVAIFSLEMSKMELTFRMLCSCARVNSHNIRQGRIANQWADIQIAAGKLNELKIYINESAVLTPVQLRAATRRLKRKYDIGLIAIDYLQLMTHGERRFENRQQEVSDISRALKSMAKELKIPVLALCQLSREPERRDRKNSEPRLSDLRESGSLEQDADVVFMLWRDTEQDEEDSFSQGDASKKQGHTVKLKVAKQRNGPTGAIDLVFLKEYTRFGNKSPIEDGY; this is encoded by the coding sequence ATGGAAAGACTTCCTCCACAAAATTGTGAAGCAGAAATGGCTGTTCTTGGAAGCATGATACTTGAAATAGAAGTAGCAGAAGAAGTATTCTCTACTCTTACGGCGGATGATTTTTATAAAGAATCACATGCAAAAATATTTAATGCTTTAAAAAAACTTCATCAACAGAACCAACCCCTGGATAGTCTTACACTTATAGAGCAACTTAAAAAAGATAATGTACTTGATACAGTGGGTGGTCCTACTGCTATTACAAGTATTGCCTTGTCTGTTCCAACTGCTGCTAACTGTAATTATTATGCACAGATTGTAAAAGAAAAAGCCACTCTTAGAAAACTTATCCACTATTGCTCTGAGATTGCAACATCCTCATATGAACAGAATGTGTCTGCTGAAGATATGCTTGATATAGCAGAAAGCAGGATATATTCTATTTCCACAGATAGATATACTCAAAAAGAGTTTCCCATCTCTGAGGTATTGCATGAAACTGTTGCAATGATAGATTCGGTTTCACAGGGAAATAAAGAACCCGGGGTTGTTTTAACTGGTTTTTATGAACTTGATGGACTGACAAGGGGGCTGCAACCGGGTGAGTTAACATTGCTTGCTGCAAGACCCAGCATCGGTAAAACTTCGTTTATGTGTTGTGTTGCAGAAAATGCTGCCTCAAATAATATTCCTGTTGCTATATTCAGCCTTGAGATGTCTAAAATGGAGCTTACCTTCCGTATGCTTTGTTCCTGCGCAAGGGTGAACAGTCATAATATAAGACAGGGGAGAATAGCCAATCAATGGGCAGATATACAAATTGCAGCCGGTAAATTGAATGAACTTAAAATATATATTAATGAAAGTGCTGTCTTAACTCCTGTGCAACTACGGGCTGCTACACGAAGGCTAAAACGGAAATATGATATCGGTCTTATTGCGATAGATTATCTGCAACTTATGACACATGGCGAAAGAAGGTTTGAAAACAGACAACAGGAGGTTTCTGACATATCAAGAGCATTAAAATCAATGGCGAAAGAATTGAAAATACCTGTTCTTGCATTATGCCAGTTATCAAGAGAGCCGGAGCGAAGAGACAGAAAAAACAGCGAACCCCGTCTTTCAGATTTAAGAGAGAGTGGTTCCCTTGAGCAGGATGCCGATGTGGTTTTTATGTTGTGGAGAGATACTGAACAGGATGAAGAAGATAGTTTTTCACAAGGCGATGCTTCTAAGAAACAGGGTCATACTGTCAAACTTAAGGTTGCAAAACAAAGAAATGGTCCTACAGGCGCCATAGACCTTGTATTTCTTAAGGAATACACAAGATTTGGGAATAAAAGCCCAATAGAAGATGGATACTAA
- a CDS encoding 30S ribosomal protein S6, whose protein sequence is MRVYEGMFVTKVVFLKEDEEQLLGQIEENITKQGGKILEKQSLGKRKLSYTIQKQTEGGYTRFLFEIEPSSVRILERIYRLQDGILRFGIFLCEQKQRGKK, encoded by the coding sequence GTGAGGGTTTATGAAGGGATGTTTGTAACAAAAGTTGTCTTTTTAAAAGAAGATGAGGAACAGCTCCTGGGACAGATAGAGGAAAACATTACAAAACAGGGGGGCAAGATTCTGGAGAAACAGAGTTTAGGCAAGAGAAAGCTTTCCTATACCATACAAAAGCAAACAGAAGGGGGATATACAAGATTTTTGTTTGAAATAGAACCGTCTTCCGTTAGAATACTTGAAAGAATCTACAGGCTCCAGGATGGGATTTTAAGATTTGGGATATTTTTATGTGAACAAAAACAACGAGGTAAAAAATAA
- a CDS encoding phosphoribosylpyrophosphate synthetase, producing MDKVELAIFSGSSNHKLTEKICKYLDIQQGNVCITNFPDGETHIKVDEDVRGRDVFIVQSTCTPVNENLVELLIFFDTLKRASARRITAIMPYFGYTRQDRKDRPRVPITAKLVANLITIAGANRVLTVDLHAGQIQGFFDIPVDHLFAVNEFVEYFEKQRLKNPVVVSPDVGGIKMARAYAKRLKASLAVVDKQRVNDREIEVMNILGEVKDRDVVIVDDLVSTAGTLVEAADALKKAGSKTVYAAVTHPVLAGPAIERIRGSSIEKLVVTDTIPLAADKQIDKILVLSIAPLLGEAIRRIHKEESVSILFN from the coding sequence ATGGATAAGGTAGAATTGGCAATTTTTTCTGGTTCATCAAATCATAAATTGACAGAAAAAATATGTAAATATTTAGATATTCAACAGGGCAATGTATGTATTACTAATTTTCCGGACGGTGAAACACATATAAAAGTAGATGAAGATGTAAGGGGAAGAGATGTATTTATAGTTCAGTCAACCTGTACACCTGTGAATGAAAATCTTGTAGAATTATTAATTTTTTTTGATACACTTAAAAGGGCATCGGCAAGAAGAATAACTGCTATTATGCCATATTTCGGGTATACAAGGCAGGACAGGAAAGACAGACCCAGGGTTCCTATTACGGCAAAACTTGTTGCAAATCTTATTACGATTGCCGGTGCAAACAGGGTGCTCACTGTTGATTTACATGCAGGGCAGATACAAGGCTTTTTTGATATTCCTGTTGACCATCTTTTTGCAGTAAACGAGTTTGTAGAATATTTTGAAAAGCAGAGGCTTAAAAATCCTGTTGTTGTATCACCTGATGTTGGGGGAATTAAAATGGCACGGGCATATGCAAAACGTTTAAAGGCATCCCTTGCTGTTGTTGACAAACAAAGGGTAAATGATAGGGAAATAGAAGTGATGAACATATTAGGAGAGGTAAAGGATAGAGATGTTGTTATAGTAGATGACCTTGTTTCTACCGCCGGGACACTTGTTGAGGCCGCAGATGCACTTAAAAAAGCAGGGTCCAAAACGGTATATGCGGCTGTAACACATCCTGTGTTAGCAGGACCTGCCATTGAAAGGATACGAGGCTCCAGTATTGAAAAACTTGTTGTGACAGATACAATACCACTTGCCGCAGATAAACAAATAGACAAAATACTTGTTCTATCTATAGCACCACTTCTAGGAGAAGCTATAAGAAGAATTCATAAAGAAGAATCGGTAAGTATTTTATTTAACTAG
- a CDS encoding 50S ribosomal protein L9 has translation MKIIFRKDVENIGKIGNIQDVKDGYARNYLIPRGLAVEYSKKIAQQIENEKKHQEALQVKIRQDMEQVAKNISNTSVTIRMKAGEEDKIFGTVTSSDIVNALKEQGISIDKRNVHITEEIKTLGVYTVQVHPYKDIIASLKVWVIKE, from the coding sequence ATGAAAATTATTTTTAGAAAAGATGTTGAAAATATTGGTAAAATTGGAAATATTCAGGATGTAAAAGACGGCTATGCAAGGAATTATCTTATCCCAAGAGGGTTAGCAGTTGAATATTCTAAAAAAATTGCACAACAAATAGAAAATGAAAAAAAACATCAGGAAGCTCTGCAAGTTAAAATAAGACAGGATATGGAACAGGTTGCAAAAAATATTTCTAATACCTCTGTAACAATTCGTATGAAAGCAGGAGAAGAAGATAAAATCTTTGGCACTGTAACATCCTCTGATATAGTAAATGCCTTAAAAGAGCAGGGTATTTCTATTGATAAAAGGAATGTTCACATAACAGAAGAGATAAAAACATTAGGGGTTTATACTGTCCAGGTTCATCCTTACAAAGATATAATTGCAAGTCTTAAGGTTTGGGTTATTAAAGAGTGA
- a CDS encoding phosphomethylpyrimidine synthase, with protein MTQLEIARKGKISSIMQRVAKIEKTDPEILRKKIAEGRVILLSNTNKNIEKPCAIGEGLRTKVNANIGTSTDVVDIKYEAKKLKICISAGADAVMDLSTGGDLTKIRKDILRNCKVPLGTVPMYEAAVIAASRRGGLKTMTEDDLFNAIEKQAQEGVDFQTVHCGITLESVERIKKQGRILDVVSRGGALLIEWMIYNKRENPLYEKFDKIIDIARKHDIVLSLGDGLRPGCVADASDRGQFQELIILGELCKKAQSAGVQVMVEGPGHMPIDQIVPNVILQKKLCQGAPFYVLGPLVTDIAPGYDHITSAIGGAVAASAGADFLCYVTPSEHLRLPSLEDVQEGIIAARIAAHCADIAKNIPGAIEWDKKISIARKKRDWKKQMELAIDPVKPFKIRKSSRPIFSDVCTMCGKYCAIKLVEEYFK; from the coding sequence ATGACGCAGTTAGAGATAGCAAGAAAAGGTAAAATAAGTTCAATAATGCAAAGGGTTGCAAAAATTGAAAAAACAGACCCTGAAATATTAAGGAAAAAAATTGCAGAAGGCAGGGTTATTTTGCTTTCAAATACAAATAAAAACATTGAAAAACCCTGTGCAATAGGCGAAGGATTAAGGACAAAGGTTAATGCCAATATCGGAACATCCACAGATGTTGTGGATATAAAATATGAGGCTAAAAAACTTAAAATCTGTATATCAGCGGGTGCTGATGCTGTTATGGATTTAAGCACAGGCGGGGATTTAACAAAGATAAGAAAAGATATATTAAGAAATTGTAAGGTTCCGCTTGGAACTGTTCCAATGTATGAGGCCGCTGTTATTGCTGCAAGCAGAAGAGGCGGCCTTAAAACAATGACAGAAGATGACCTGTTCAATGCAATTGAAAAACAGGCACAAGAGGGTGTGGATTTTCAGACTGTCCACTGTGGCATAACATTAGAGTCTGTAGAAAGGATAAAAAAACAAGGCAGGATACTTGATGTGGTAAGCAGAGGTGGTGCACTTCTTATTGAATGGATGATATATAATAAAAGAGAAAATCCGCTTTATGAAAAATTTGATAAGATTATTGATATTGCAAGAAAACATGATATTGTCCTGTCATTAGGAGACGGATTAAGACCCGGTTGTGTTGCAGATGCAAGTGACAGGGGACAGTTTCAGGAGTTGATTATATTGGGCGAATTATGTAAAAAAGCGCAAAGCGCAGGTGTTCAGGTTATGGTTGAAGGGCCCGGTCATATGCCGATTGACCAGATTGTGCCGAATGTTATTCTTCAGAAAAAACTGTGCCAGGGCGCTCCGTTTTATGTGCTTGGGCCACTTGTTACAGATATTGCTCCTGGTTATGACCATATTACATCTGCGATAGGTGGTGCGGTTGCGGCATCAGCAGGAGCAGATTTCTTGTGTTATGTTACACCATCGGAACATTTAAGACTTCCCTCTCTTGAAGATGTCCAAGAAGGAATAATTGCAGCAAGAATTGCAGCACACTGTGCCGATATAGCAAAGAATATACCCGGTGCAATAGAATGGGATAAAAAAATTTCCATTGCAAGAAAAAAAAGAGACTGGAAAAAACAGATGGAATTGGCTATAGACCCTGTAAAACCATTTAAGATTCGTAAAAGTTCTCGTCCTATTTTTTCAGATGTATGCACTATGTGTGGTAAGTATTGTGCGATAAAATTGGTAGAGGAATATTTTAAATGA
- a CDS encoding outer membrane protein assembly factor BamA, producing MRIYRMIVYIFLVCFIFSSTSITRSLLAQQKEEKAEWEQEQEDIFPDKEVGINFEKAVAIPTRTVRELEIKGNRNVSTDVILSKIKLQAGRSFSQDVLSEDIRRLYATGFFSDISVNVEDVEDDIKIIFIVVEKAVISSIEFEGNKNIRSRLLTATIESKIIEILDPGKVRRDSLKIKKLYIDKGWADVDVTYYIQMQDEEQRASVKFIINEGQRVRIKDIKVEGNFAFPDRRILRIIKTRRRTLFSSGFIKRDVLREDVNRIQSFYRSQGFLDVKVDSKIEQKDNLLYLTIIIDEGEKYIIGDITVSGNEIVTEDELISRLNMKTGTIFSEEGLDADIRNIQSYYFERGYISARIRAKTAFNRKTQRMDIGYVIAEGDVYRVRLIDIKGNVKTKDEVIRRELKIYPGDIFDGEKLKKSKERLHNLGYFEEISYQILDIDIPDQKDLVVRVKETKTGEFAIGAGYSTVDGLLGFASITQRNFDLLNWPTFTGGGQILKLYLDIAETRQNYELNFTEPWFLGEPLLFGFDIYDRTRGRGRRAGRGFEERRTGGALRLGQEFLEYTRWDTTYRLEEVEISNIVGLASQALKDEEGTYLISGPELKLSRDTRDNIFNPTKGYTTFVSTRVAGGPFGGDKDYTIYQAGYDIFYSLYPKWVLKLSTRGGYAQAFGDTRNVPIYDRFYAGGGTTIRGYRERAVGPQDILSGDMIGGDVLWLGNIEINFPLFGEHFRGAAFYDAGYVWAKPGDVDFGDIVSGVGVGIRVKTPIGPVNLDIGFPLDTIRGEEKKPQYYFSMAHRF from the coding sequence ATGCGGATATACAGGATGATAGTATATATATTTTTAGTTTGCTTTATTTTTTCCAGTACTTCTATAACAAGGTCTTTACTGGCTCAACAGAAAGAGGAAAAAGCAGAATGGGAGCAGGAACAAGAAGATATTTTCCCCGATAAAGAGGTTGGGATAAATTTTGAAAAAGCGGTTGCTATCCCAACCCGTACAGTAAGGGAACTTGAAATAAAAGGGAATAGGAATGTAAGTACAGATGTTATTTTATCAAAGATAAAATTGCAAGCAGGCCGGAGCTTTTCACAGGATGTTTTAAGTGAGGATATAAGAAGGCTTTATGCCACTGGCTTCTTCTCAGATATAAGTGTTAATGTAGAAGATGTTGAAGATGATATTAAAATAATTTTTATAGTAGTTGAAAAAGCAGTCATATCTTCTATTGAGTTTGAGGGCAATAAAAATATAAGGTCCAGGCTTTTAACAGCAACAATAGAAAGCAAGATTATAGAAATACTTGATCCTGGAAAGGTGCGGCGGGATAGTCTAAAGATAAAAAAACTTTATATTGATAAAGGATGGGCCGATGTAGATGTTACATATTACATACAGATGCAGGATGAAGAACAAAGGGCGTCTGTAAAGTTTATAATAAATGAAGGGCAGAGGGTACGAATAAAAGATATTAAGGTAGAAGGCAACTTCGCATTTCCCGATAGAAGAATATTAAGGATTATAAAAACCAGAAGACGCACTCTTTTCTCATCCGGTTTTATAAAAAGGGATGTTCTTAGAGAAGATGTTAACAGAATCCAGTCTTTTTATCGTTCGCAGGGATTTTTGGATGTAAAAGTAGATTCTAAAATAGAACAGAAGGACAACCTCCTTTATCTTACAATAATTATTGATGAAGGTGAAAAGTATATTATCGGGGATATCACGGTATCGGGCAATGAAATTGTCACAGAAGATGAACTTATTTCAAGGCTTAATATGAAAACAGGAACTATATTCAGTGAAGAGGGGCTGGATGCAGATATCAGAAATATACAGTCATATTATTTTGAACGCGGATATATCTCAGCAAGGATAAGGGCAAAAACCGCATTCAATAGAAAAACCCAGAGAATGGATATCGGATATGTTATTGCAGAAGGTGATGTGTATAGGGTAAGGCTCATAGATATAAAAGGGAATGTAAAAACAAAAGATGAGGTTATAAGAAGAGAACTGAAGATATACCCGGGCGATATTTTTGACGGTGAAAAATTAAAAAAAAGCAAGGAAAGACTTCATAACCTCGGCTATTTTGAAGAGATAAGTTATCAGATATTAGATATAGATATTCCGGACCAGAAGGACCTTGTGGTCCGGGTAAAAGAGACAAAGACAGGTGAATTTGCAATTGGCGCAGGATATAGCACCGTTGATGGATTATTAGGATTTGCAAGCATCACACAAAGGAACTTTGACCTTCTAAACTGGCCCACATTTACCGGCGGAGGACAGATATTAAAACTCTATCTTGACATTGCAGAAACCCGTCAGAACTATGAACTCAATTTCACAGAACCATGGTTTTTGGGTGAGCCCCTTCTTTTTGGTTTTGACATTTATGACAGAACACGTGGAAGAGGAAGAAGGGCAGGTCGTGGTTTTGAAGAAAGAAGAACAGGCGGTGCTTTAAGATTAGGGCAAGAGTTTTTAGAATATACAAGGTGGGATACCACATATCGTTTAGAAGAGGTTGAAATATCAAATATTGTCGGGCTTGCATCTCAGGCGCTAAAAGATGAAGAGGGAACATATCTTATAAGCGGTCCTGAATTAAAACTGAGCCGGGATACAAGGGATAATATCTTTAACCCAACAAAGGGTTATACTACATTTGTTTCTACAAGAGTAGCCGGAGGGCCTTTTGGGGGTGATAAAGATTATACAATCTATCAGGCCGGTTATGATATATTTTATTCATTATACCCTAAATGGGTTTTAAAACTTTCAACAAGGGGTGGATATGCCCAGGCCTTTGGTGATACACGAAATGTGCCTATATATGACAGATTCTATGCAGGAGGAGGAACTACCATAAGGGGTTATAGAGAAAGGGCAGTAGGTCCTCAGGATATTCTTTCAGGAGATATGATAGGTGGAGATGTTTTATGGCTTGGAAACATAGAGATAAATTTCCCTCTTTTTGGAGAGCACTTCAGAGGTGCAGCATTCTATGATGCAGGTTATGTATGGGCAAAGCCGGGCGATGTAGATTTTGGTGATATTGTTTCAGGCGTAGGCGTCGGTATAAGAGTAAAAACTCCTATAGGTCCTGTAAATTTAGATATTGGTTTTCCGCTGGATACTATACGGGGGGAGGAAAAAAAGCCCCAGTATTATTTTAGTATGGCACATAGATTTTAA
- a CDS encoding HflK protein, protein MEKKEEQLKNGQQTPMGALSEALSVSFKLLQILMGLALLIFFLSSIFTVEQYESAIVLRFGKIRGLPAERVLSPGLHWAFPYLVDEVVKVPTGRVHTLQINCFWDRTGREQARSTLKPDIDGYVLTADTNIININLTARYKISDPIAYLEIANPEYVLSRIIESEAVKVYASLAVDIAMFERHKAVELIRKNVQGQLEKINSGIIIERIDLEDISPPFFVKRDFEEVIRAGQERGRKINEALGYYSKTLEQARGVATSVLEDARIYSNRTIEEARADASYFKSLFSQYKENPKIVKNFLWQSTIKRVLAKTEDKYIIKRTSPSDQIRILIGRESR, encoded by the coding sequence ATGGAAAAGAAAGAAGAACAACTTAAAAATGGTCAACAGACACCTATGGGCGCACTATCGGAAGCACTGAGTGTAAGTTTCAAGCTGCTTCAGATTCTTATGGGATTGGCTCTTTTGATTTTCTTCTTATCCTCAATATTTACAGTAGAACAGTATGAGTCTGCGATAGTTTTAAGGTTCGGGAAGATTAGAGGGCTACCAGCAGAAAGGGTATTATCCCCAGGCCTTCACTGGGCTTTTCCATATCTGGTAGATGAGGTTGTTAAAGTTCCAACAGGACGTGTCCATACACTTCAGATAAACTGCTTCTGGGACAGAACAGGTAGAGAACAGGCTCGTTCTACACTTAAACCGGATATTGATGGATATGTTCTAACAGCAGATACAAATATTATTAATATAAATCTTACTGCAAGATATAAGATATCAGACCCTATCGCATATTTAGAAATTGCAAATCCTGAATATGTGTTATCCCGTATTATTGAGTCTGAAGCCGTAAAAGTATATGCGAGTCTGGCTGTAGATATTGCTATGTTTGAAAGACACAAGGCTGTAGAACTTATAAGGAAAAATGTTCAGGGCCAATTGGAAAAAATCAATTCCGGAATAATCATAGAAAGAATTGACCTTGAAGACATATCTCCTCCTTTCTTTGTGAAGAGAGATTTTGAAGAGGTTATCAGGGCAGGACAGGAAAGGGGACGAAAAATCAATGAGGCACTCGGATATTATAGCAAAACATTGGAACAGGCAAGAGGGGTCGCCACATCTGTTCTTGAAGATGCAAGGATATACAGCAACAGAACAATTGAGGAAGCAAGAGCCGATGCATCTTATTTTAAGAGCCTGTTTTCACAATATAAGGAAAATCCAAAAATTGTAAAAAATTTTTTATGGCAGAGTACAATAAAACGGGTTTTAGCAAAAACAGAGGATAAATATATAATAAAGAGAACAAGCCCCTCTGACCAGATAAGAATATTGATAGGAAGAGAAAGTAGGTAG
- a CDS encoding multidrug ABC transporter ATP-binding protein yields MTTEKTDLPVSRQVQQNGTVIDVIGLTKTFKDFWRRERVAAVRDVSFNVQKGEVFGLLGPNGSGKTTIIHCIQGLLFPTGGRISILGYHPRDIRIRHRIGYQPEESYLYKYLNTEETLDFYGKLFGIPSYERKKRIEYLIDLVGLRAAKKRPLGEYSKGMARRLCLAQALINDPELVILDEPTAGMDPLGTHQIKDLIKEFRSRGKTVFLSSHLLADVEDVCDRIAILFNGSVCATGSIQELLKDSSKIQIQTGLLSSQTLDKIKELVLSQNPDLQFLVTQPRETLEAFFLKIIPKL; encoded by the coding sequence TTGACAACCGAAAAAACAGATCTTCCTGTCAGTAGACAAGTCCAACAGAATGGCACAGTTATTGATGTTATCGGATTAACAAAGACCTTCAAAGACTTCTGGCGCAGAGAAAGGGTTGCCGCTGTCCGGGATGTTTCATTTAATGTCCAAAAAGGAGAAGTTTTTGGACTTCTTGGTCCAAACGGTTCAGGTAAGACAACAATTATACACTGCATACAGGGGCTTCTGTTTCCGACCGGGGGAAGAATTTCCATCTTGGGATATCATCCCAGGGATATAAGAATAAGGCACCGGATAGGATATCAACCCGAAGAATCATATCTTTACAAATATTTAAACACAGAAGAAACACTTGATTTTTATGGGAAACTTTTTGGCATCCCATCATATGAACGAAAAAAAAGAATAGAATATCTTATAGACCTTGTGGGACTGAGGGCAGCGAAAAAAAGACCGTTGGGCGAGTATTCAAAAGGTATGGCAAGAAGACTGTGTTTGGCACAGGCACTTATAAATGACCCGGAACTTGTTATACTTGATGAACCAACCGCCGGTATGGACCCTCTGGGAACCCATCAGATAAAAGATTTGATAAAAGAGTTTCGTTCCAGAGGAAAGACAGTTTTCCTTTCAAGTCATCTTCTTGCAGATGTAGAGGATGTGTGTGACAGGATTGCCATTCTTTTTAATGGGTCGGTTTGTGCCACAGGTTCTATACAGGAACTTCTTAAAGACTCTTCAAAAATACAGATTCAAACGGGTTTATTATCTTCTCAAACTTTGGATAAAATAAAAGAATTAGTTTTATCTCAGAACCCCGACCTTCAATTTCTTGTTACACAACCGAGAGAGACATTAGAGGCGTTTTTCTTAAAAATAATACCTAAGTTATGA
- a CDS encoding 30S ribosomal protein S18, whose protein sequence is MEKKVNRRRFFTVRSSFCTFCKDNTKDIDYKDSGKLAKYITERGKMIPSRITGTCAWHQRSLARAVKRARYLALLPTGSVA, encoded by the coding sequence ATGGAAAAAAAGGTGAATAGAAGAAGATTTTTTACAGTCAGATCTTCTTTTTGTACATTTTGTAAAGATAATACAAAAGATATAGACTATAAAGATTCGGGAAAGCTTGCAAAATATATTACAGAGAGAGGGAAGATGATTCCGTCTCGCATAACAGGCACCTGTGCGTGGCATCAAAGGTCACTTGCCAGAGCAGTCAAACGGGCCCGTTACCTTGCTCTTTTACCAACAGGTTCTGTGGCTTAG